From the Flavobacteriales bacterium genome, one window contains:
- the katG gene encoding catalase/peroxidase HPI yields MHGAQRFPVAGRGTGNRDWWPNALNLGILHQHQPVSNPMDPGFNYAEAFKKLDLKAVKADLTKVMTDSKDWWPADWGHYGGLMIRMAWHVAGTYRTADGRGGAGTGNQRFAPVNSWPDNGNLDKARRLLWPVKQKYGNSLSWADLMILAGNVALESMGFKTFGFGGGREDIWAPEEDIYWGAERKWLGDHRYSGERDLENPLAAVQMGLIYVNPEGPNGVPSAVASGRDVRETFKRMAMNDEETVALVAGGHTFGKAHGAGDAALVGPEPEAAPIEAQGFGWISKHGSGKGVDTITSGIEGAWKPNPTKWDNGYFDMLFGYDWDLMKSPAGAWQWVAVNCKPEHMIPDAHADRPGADGNKSKKHPPMMTTADLSLRFDPIYEPIARRFHKDPQAFADAFARAWFKLTHRDMGPKSLYLGSEVPKEELIWQDPVPAGTTLSDADATALKTKVLASGLSVSELVSAAWASASTFRGSDKRGGANGARVRLAPQKFWEVNDPAQLSKVLSALEKVRSEFNASGKKVSMADLIVLGGCAAVEKAAKDAGHNVTVPFTSGRGDAGQEQTDVESFAVMEPQADGFRNYQKKMMSVPAEEMLVDRAQLLTLSAPEMTVLVGGLRVLGANSGGSKHGVFTARPGQLTNDFFVNLLDMGTTWTALSNGHTGTYEGRDRKSGELKWTGTRVDLIFGSNSQLRALAEVYAQNDGQQKFVKDFVKAWVKVMELDRFDRKK; encoded by the coding sequence ATGCACGGCGCGCAGCGCTTCCCCGTCGCAGGCCGCGGCACCGGCAACCGCGACTGGTGGCCCAATGCACTGAACCTCGGCATCCTGCACCAGCACCAGCCGGTGAGCAACCCGATGGATCCAGGCTTCAACTACGCCGAGGCGTTCAAGAAGCTCGACCTGAAGGCGGTGAAGGCGGACCTCACCAAGGTCATGACCGACTCGAAGGACTGGTGGCCGGCCGACTGGGGCCATTACGGCGGCCTCATGATCCGCATGGCCTGGCATGTGGCCGGCACCTACCGTACGGCCGACGGTCGTGGCGGCGCGGGCACCGGCAACCAGCGCTTCGCCCCGGTGAACAGCTGGCCCGACAACGGCAACCTCGACAAGGCGCGGCGCCTGCTGTGGCCCGTGAAGCAGAAGTACGGCAACAGCCTCAGCTGGGCCGACCTGATGATCCTGGCAGGGAACGTCGCGCTGGAGAGCATGGGCTTCAAGACCTTCGGCTTCGGCGGTGGCCGAGAGGACATCTGGGCGCCCGAGGAGGACATCTACTGGGGCGCCGAGCGTAAGTGGCTGGGCGACCATCGCTACAGTGGTGAGCGCGACCTGGAGAACCCGCTCGCTGCGGTTCAGATGGGCCTCATCTACGTGAACCCGGAAGGTCCCAACGGCGTGCCCAGCGCGGTGGCTTCCGGACGCGACGTCCGCGAGACCTTCAAGCGCATGGCCATGAACGACGAGGAGACCGTGGCCTTGGTGGCCGGCGGTCACACCTTCGGCAAGGCGCACGGCGCAGGCGACGCGGCACTGGTCGGACCCGAACCCGAGGCAGCGCCGATCGAGGCCCAAGGCTTCGGCTGGATCAGCAAGCACGGCAGCGGCAAAGGCGTGGACACCATCACCAGCGGCATCGAGGGCGCGTGGAAGCCGAACCCCACGAAGTGGGACAACGGCTACTTCGACATGCTCTTCGGCTACGACTGGGACCTGATGAAGAGCCCCGCCGGCGCCTGGCAATGGGTGGCGGTGAACTGCAAGCCGGAGCATATGATCCCCGATGCGCACGCGGACCGTCCCGGCGCAGACGGGAACAAGAGCAAGAAGCATCCGCCCATGATGACCACAGCGGATCTCTCCTTGCGCTTCGACCCGATCTATGAGCCGATCGCGCGCCGCTTCCACAAGGACCCGCAGGCCTTCGCCGATGCCTTCGCCCGCGCCTGGTTCAAGCTCACGCACCGCGACATGGGCCCGAAGAGCCTCTACCTCGGGAGTGAAGTGCCGAAGGAGGAATTGATCTGGCAGGATCCCGTTCCCGCTGGCACCACCCTCAGCGATGCCGATGCGACCGCGCTGAAGACGAAGGTGCTCGCCAGCGGCCTCAGCGTGAGCGAGCTGGTGTCGGCCGCGTGGGCCAGCGCCAGCACCTTCCGCGGCAGCGACAAGCGCGGTGGCGCCAACGGTGCGCGCGTGCGCCTCGCCCCGCAGAAGTTCTGGGAGGTGAACGATCCCGCGCAATTGAGCAAGGTGCTCAGCGCGCTGGAGAAGGTCCGGTCCGAGTTCAACGCTTCGGGCAAGAAGGTGTCGATGGCCGACCTGATCGTGCTGGGTGGATGCGCTGCGGTGGAGAAGGCCGCGAAGGATGCTGGCCACAACGTCACCGTGCCCTTTACCAGCGGCCGCGGCGATGCCGGCCAGGAGCAGACCGATGTGGAGAGCTTCGCCGTGATGGAGCCCCAGGCCGATGGTTTCCGCAACTACCAGAAGAAGATGATGAGCGTGCCGGCCGAGGAGATGCTCGTGGATCGCGCCCAGCTGCTCACGTTGAGCGCGCCGGAGATGACGGTGCTCGTGGGCGGCCTGCGCGTGCTGGGCGCCAACTCCGGTGGCAGCAAGCACGGCGTGTTCACCGCGCGACCTGGTCAGCTCACCAACGACTTCTTCGTGAACCTGCTCGACATGGGCACCACGTGGACCGCGCTCAGCAACGGTCACACCGGCACTTACGAGGGCCGCGACCGCAAGAGCGGAGAACTGAAGTGGACCGGCACCCGCGTGGACCTCATCTTCGGCAGCAACTCGCAACTGCGTGCGCTCGCCGAGGTGTACGCCCAGAACGATGGCCAGCAGAAGTTCGTGAAGGACTTCGTGAAGGCGTGGGTGAAGGTGATGGAACTGGACCGCTTCGATCGGAAGAAGTAA